In Aspergillus luchuensis IFO 4308 DNA, chromosome 1, nearly complete sequence, the following are encoded in one genomic region:
- a CDS encoding uncharacterized protein (COG:S;~EggNog:ENOG410PSQX;~InterPro:IPR011009), with product MSPSLSTILVPDLEPSYTLGSILQRHFSSSVQVKGVYPLKGHLHSISRLVLSNGVQLLLKCSPGSTTPLLRREQLLLETEARAHSILVQQDTPYIPSFLHYGLHGGPLGSAFLVRHYVNGATLQELEAALTMQERDDLNRALGSLAREIGQNFSSSFGSLDQVACGSGKQSWREAFVTLLEGILRDSEDAFVHLPYAEIRNQVRRLSPALEEITSPQLVIVGLGRPSQVVLNPGSKKLAGLLGLENTLWGDVHMAEIFEAPSPAVLEGFGTRLKANKAQVARQLLYACYRAVHQVTIHYYRDQGMAAEIDARRRLTSILAEMASVDGICTLC from the exons ATGTCGCCTTCTTTATCTACTATCTTAGTTCCTGACCTTGAACCTTCTTATACTCTCGGCTCCATCCTTCAACGccacttttcttcttcggtgcAAGTCAAAGGAGTCTATCCGCTCAAGGGCCACCTACATTCAATCAGTCGTCTCGTACTATCGAATGGGGTCCAACTGCTTCTGAAGTGTTCTCCAGGGTCGACTACACCTCTCTTACGACGAGAACAGCTTCTACTTGAGACTGAAGCCCGTGCTCACTCCATCCTTGTCCAACAAGACACTCCATATATCCCATCTTTCCTGCATTATGGTCTCCATGGAGGACCGTTGGGCTCTGCCTTCTTAGTAAGACACTATGTCAACGGGGCGACACTGCAGGAGCTGGAAGCCGCGCTTACCATGCAAGAGCGGGATGATCTCAACCGGGCCTTGGGGTCATTAGCTCGTGAGATCGGACAGaatttctccagctcctttgGCTCACTAGACCAGGTAGCCTGTGGATCAGGGAAGCAGTCCTGGCGAGAAGCGTTCGTGACACTTCTAGAAGGCATTCTTCGGGACTCTGAAGATGCTTTTGTTCATCTTCCATATGCGGAGATTCGAAACCAAGTTCGTCGGCTGTCCCCTGCACTCGAGGAAATCACGTCACCGCAACTAGTGATTGTTGGACTAGGCCGACCGTCGCAGGTGGTGCTGAATCCGGGGTCGAAGAAGCTCGCAGGACTTCTAGGGCTCGAGAATACTCTCTGGGGCGACGTGCATATGGCGGAGATCTTTGAGGCGCCGTCTCCCGCTGTGTTGGAGGGCTTTGGTACTCGACTGAAGGCAAATAAGGCCCAGGTGGCCCGTCAATTACT GTATGCCTGCTATCGTGCTGTGCACCAGGTTACGATACACTACTACCGCGATCAGGGAATGGCCGCCGAGATCGATGCTAGGAGACGATTAACGTCGATATTAGCTGAAATGGCCTCGGTAGACGGAATTTGCACGTTATGTTAA